One genomic segment of Coffea arabica cultivar ET-39 chromosome 6e, Coffea Arabica ET-39 HiFi, whole genome shotgun sequence includes these proteins:
- the LOC113695490 gene encoding protein LITTLE ZIPPER 3: MDKLNSKLYLENCYIMKENERLRKKAELLNKENQALLNELKRKLAHGNKNPRPNHSSDSIPDLNLCSGSSSSAGASKSNNN, encoded by the coding sequence ATGGACAAGCTGAACTCAAAACTGTACTTGGAAAACTGTTACATCATGAAGGAGAACGAAAGGCTGAGGAAGAAAGCAGAGCTGCTGAACAAAGAGAATCAAGCACTGCTGAATGAGCTGAAACGCAAGCTAGCTCATGGGAACAAGAACCCAAGACCCAATCATTCCTCTGACTCCATTCCTGATCTTAATCTCTGCTCCGGCTCCAGCTCCAGCGCGGGCGCTTCCAAGTCCAACAACAACTGA